A portion of the Bacillus sp. es.034 genome contains these proteins:
- the spoIIIAG gene encoding stage III sporulation protein AG has protein sequence MNFNKGPLNMLKEWLSKEDANSPPRGKKGKRLHYFLVVLLIGVAFMLISDLWSGDQGVEVAKQVDGGTPEEVAAFGSGQKESDGSMRDYEDRYENQLKEALDQIVGVSDVYVVVNVEATESKVYEKNESTKTQSTDEEDKEGGKRSIEDKSREEEIVIVNNGDKEVPIVKETKKPKVTGVLVVAKGADNIQIKKWIIEAVTRALDVPSHRVSVLPKQ, from the coding sequence ATGAACTTTAATAAAGGTCCGCTGAATATGCTGAAGGAATGGTTGTCAAAAGAAGACGCGAACTCTCCACCCAGGGGAAAAAAAGGTAAAAGGCTGCATTACTTTCTCGTTGTGCTTCTCATAGGAGTGGCATTCATGCTGATCAGCGACCTGTGGAGCGGTGATCAAGGGGTTGAAGTTGCGAAGCAGGTGGATGGAGGCACCCCTGAAGAAGTGGCGGCATTCGGGTCCGGTCAAAAGGAGTCGGATGGGTCCATGAGGGATTACGAGGATCGATACGAAAATCAGTTGAAAGAAGCCCTTGATCAAATTGTCGGGGTCAGCGATGTATATGTCGTCGTCAATGTGGAGGCAACAGAATCAAAAGTGTATGAGAAAAATGAGTCGACAAAAACACAATCCACCGATGAAGAAGATAAAGAAGGTGGAAAGAGGTCGATAGAGGATAAATCCCGGGAAGAAGAAATCGTCATTGTAAACAATGGTGATAAAGAAGTTCCCATTGTGAAAGAAACAAAAAAACCTAAAGTCACCGGTGTCCTTGTAGTAGCAAAGGGAGCCGATAACATACAAATCAAAAAATGGATTATAGAGGCCGTCACCCGCGCCCTTGATGTTCCAAGTCACCGGGTATCGGTCCTGCCCAAACAATAA
- a CDS encoding SpoIIIAH-like family protein — protein sequence MLLKKQTVWLLTMLSLVIVLSVYYITSPTQQATDMAYQEKDAKEQAKGGDKETMSGNGMEVVTDAAGNEMFEALRLEVTDQRDQLREELEAKVANADVSAEEKSAAYEQMENLRELAMTESVLETMIKTMGYDDALVRANGENIRITVKSDKEHTKADANEIIRLVMSEVGQMKPVAVEFQPAN from the coding sequence ATGTTACTTAAAAAACAAACGGTTTGGCTATTAACGATGTTGAGTCTTGTGATTGTGCTTTCGGTTTACTACATTACGTCACCAACACAACAAGCGACAGATATGGCTTATCAGGAAAAGGATGCGAAAGAGCAGGCTAAAGGTGGAGATAAAGAGACAATGTCAGGCAATGGTATGGAAGTCGTCACGGATGCCGCTGGAAATGAAATGTTCGAAGCATTGCGACTTGAAGTAACAGACCAACGTGATCAGCTACGTGAAGAGCTGGAGGCGAAGGTAGCAAACGCCGATGTGTCAGCAGAAGAAAAGAGTGCAGCCTATGAGCAGATGGAAAACCTTCGTGAGCTGGCCATGACGGAATCGGTTCTTGAAACGATGATTAAAACAATGGGTTACGATGATGCCCTTGTCAGAGCAAACGGAGAAAACATCCGGATCACGGTAAAGTCAGACAAAGAGCACACTAAAGCCGATGCCAATGAAATCATCCGCCTCGTCATGAGTGAAGTGGGACAAATGAAGCCGGTCGCTGTGGAATTCCAGCCGGCCAACTAA
- the accB gene encoding acetyl-CoA carboxylase biotin carboxyl carrier protein, which yields MLKIQEIREIIKLVDQSSVEEFTYEHDGSKINLKKNNGVTVSAQPVVQAVEEVKTAAQAVQQAPVQEAAAPAQPEKEAPQAGAEDANLHKITSPMVGTFYQSSSPESGPYVKVGDKVDESSVVCIVEAMKLFNEIEAEAKGEIVEILVKDGQLVEYGQPLFLVKPE from the coding sequence GTGTTGAAAATTCAAGAAATTCGCGAAATAATCAAACTCGTAGATCAATCAAGTGTTGAAGAGTTTACATACGAGCATGATGGTTCTAAGATCAATCTAAAGAAAAATAATGGAGTCACCGTATCGGCCCAGCCGGTGGTACAAGCAGTCGAAGAAGTAAAAACTGCTGCACAAGCCGTTCAACAAGCACCTGTACAGGAAGCTGCTGCTCCTGCACAGCCGGAAAAAGAAGCTCCACAAGCTGGCGCTGAGGATGCAAACTTACATAAAATCACGTCTCCGATGGTCGGGACGTTCTACCAATCCTCTTCACCTGAATCAGGCCCATATGTAAAAGTCGGGGATAAAGTTGATGAAAGCTCAGTGGTATGCATCGTGGAAGCGATGAAACTATTTAATGAAATCGAAGCCGAAGCAAAGGGCGAAATCGTAGAAATTTTAGTAAAAGACGGTCAATTAGTGGAATATGGTCAGCCGTTATTCTTGGTTAAACCTGAATAA
- the accC gene encoding acetyl-CoA carboxylase biotin carboxylase subunit: MIKKVLIANRGEIAVRIIRACRDLGIESVAVYSEADKEALHVQLADEAYCIGPTASKDSYLNFTNIISVAKLTDCDAIHPGYGFLAENSDFAELCRDCNIIFIGPSPEAISKMGTKDVARETMREAGVPIVPGSKGIVKDAEDAVQLAESMGYPVIIKATAGGGGKGIRVAKSREELIKGVTITQQEAMTAFGNPGVYIEKFIEDFRHVEIQVLADNFGNVIHLGERDCTIQRRLQKLIEETPSPALTEENRVKMGEAAVKAAKAVDYTGAGTVEFIYDYVNQSFYFMEMNTRIQVEHPVTEQVTGVDLIKEQILVASGQKLSLTQEEVTFTGWAIECRINAENPEKNFMPSAGRIEMYLPPGGIGVRVDSAAYPGYMIPPYYDSMIAKVITYGATREEAISRMKRALSEFVVEGIHTTIPFHLRLLDHETFVGGEFNTKFLEKYEVMKS, from the coding sequence ATGATAAAAAAAGTACTAATCGCCAATCGAGGAGAAATTGCCGTACGTATCATTCGTGCATGCCGAGATCTAGGCATTGAAAGTGTAGCCGTTTATTCTGAAGCAGATAAAGAGGCACTCCATGTTCAATTAGCGGATGAAGCTTATTGCATCGGACCTACTGCATCGAAGGACAGCTACCTGAATTTCACAAACATCATCAGCGTGGCAAAACTGACAGATTGTGATGCCATCCACCCGGGTTACGGATTTCTGGCGGAAAACTCTGACTTTGCAGAGTTGTGCCGTGATTGCAACATCATCTTCATCGGCCCTTCACCTGAAGCCATCTCCAAGATGGGGACGAAAGACGTGGCCCGTGAAACGATGAGGGAAGCAGGCGTTCCGATTGTCCCTGGTTCAAAAGGCATTGTGAAAGATGCAGAGGATGCAGTTCAGCTTGCAGAATCCATGGGTTATCCCGTCATCATCAAAGCAACTGCCGGTGGTGGAGGTAAAGGGATACGTGTCGCGAAAAGTCGGGAAGAGCTTATCAAAGGGGTGACGATCACCCAGCAGGAAGCCATGACTGCATTCGGAAACCCGGGTGTATATATCGAGAAGTTCATCGAGGACTTCAGGCACGTGGAAATTCAGGTGCTCGCTGATAACTTCGGAAACGTGATCCATCTTGGTGAGCGGGACTGTACGATTCAGCGCCGCCTTCAAAAACTGATTGAAGAAACACCGTCACCTGCTTTGACAGAAGAGAATCGCGTTAAAATGGGGGAAGCGGCAGTAAAAGCAGCCAAAGCGGTTGATTATACAGGTGCCGGCACGGTAGAATTTATATATGACTACGTCAATCAATCATTCTACTTTATGGAAATGAACACGCGTATCCAGGTGGAACATCCTGTAACCGAACAAGTAACAGGTGTCGATTTGATTAAGGAACAGATTCTCGTGGCATCAGGACAAAAGCTTTCCCTGACACAGGAAGAAGTGACGTTTACTGGCTGGGCCATCGAATGTCGTATCAATGCTGAGAATCCAGAGAAGAATTTCATGCCTTCAGCTGGCCGGATCGAAATGTATCTTCCACCGGGCGGCATTGGCGTAAGAGTCGACTCAGCCGCATATCCTGGTTATATGATCCCTCCATATTACGATAGCATGATTGCCAAAGTGATTACCTATGGAGCGACACGTGAAGAAGCCATTTCCAGGATGAAACGGGCTCTAAGTGAATTTGTGGTTGAAGGTATACACACAACCATCCCGTTCCATCTCAGACTATTAGATCATGAAACCTTTGTAGGTGGGGAATTCAATACGAAATTCTTAGAAAAATATGAAGTAATGAAATCCTAG
- a CDS encoding Asp23/Gls24 family envelope stress response protein — protein MAENQNLLQMSHGKDGLGKIEIAPEVIEVIAGIAASEVEGVSQMRGNFATGVVERLGKKNHGKGVKVELAEEGIIVDVYCIMKFGVAIPTVAQKIQDNIRQALLNMTALEADEVNVHIVGVQFENQKFEAEIEDEM, from the coding sequence ATGGCGGAAAATCAAAACCTTTTACAAATGTCTCACGGTAAAGACGGTCTTGGGAAAATTGAAATCGCACCTGAAGTGATTGAAGTGATTGCAGGAATCGCCGCGTCAGAAGTCGAAGGCGTATCCCAAATGCGCGGAAACTTCGCAACAGGTGTCGTCGAGCGTCTTGGAAAGAAAAACCACGGTAAGGGTGTCAAAGTGGAGTTGGCCGAAGAAGGAATCATCGTGGATGTATACTGCATCATGAAATTCGGTGTAGCGATCCCGACGGTTGCTCAAAAAATCCAGGATAACATCCGTCAAGCCTTACTTAACATGACTGCGCTCGAAGCAGACGAAGTGAATGTTCATATTGTGGGCGTTCAATTTGAAAACCAAAAGTTTGAAGCGGAAATTGAAGACGAAATGTAA
- the nusB gene encoding transcription antitermination factor NusB, whose product MKRRVAREKALQALFQIDMSGIEPEVALRNVLEEEEKMDAYLEQIVLGFIENQEQIDGHIRENLEKWSFDRLAKVDRNILRLGVYELLFVEDVPNNVVINEAVEIAKIFGDDQSSKFINGVLSKVSQS is encoded by the coding sequence ATGAAGAGAAGAGTTGCCCGTGAAAAGGCTTTACAGGCGTTATTTCAAATAGATATGAGTGGGATTGAGCCGGAGGTTGCGTTAAGGAACGTGCTGGAGGAAGAGGAGAAGATGGATGCCTATCTTGAGCAGATCGTTCTCGGCTTCATCGAGAATCAGGAACAGATTGACGGACATATCCGTGAAAATCTGGAGAAATGGTCGTTTGACCGTCTGGCGAAAGTCGATCGTAATATTCTGCGTCTAGGCGTCTACGAGCTTCTGTTTGTAGAAGATGTTCCGAATAATGTAGTCATTAATGAAGCGGTTGAAATAGCAAAGATCTTTGGTGATGATCAATCCAGTAAATTTATCAATGGTGTCCTTTCAAAGGTAAGTCAATCTTAA
- the folD gene encoding bifunctional methylenetetrahydrofolate dehydrogenase/methenyltetrahydrofolate cyclohydrolase FolD, translating into MSASIIDGKHIADHYRQQLKSQIEKLREQEVVPGLAVILVGDNQASHSYVKMKRKACSNLGIHSELYVYESTLTQEELLGKIRELNEQDHIHGILVQLPLPEHINPITVIETISPSKDVDGFHPVSIGKMVTNQDTFYSCTPLGIMKMLEYENISVEGKHVVILGRSNIVGKPAGHLFLNRNATVTFCHSKTDNMSSFTQQADIIVSAVGKANLIGAEDIKPGAVVIDVGMNRNEDGKLCGDVNFAEVKEKAGKITPVPGGVGPMTITMLLYNTVKSAEWAHRNRQNG; encoded by the coding sequence ATGTCAGCTTCTATAATTGATGGCAAGCACATTGCAGATCACTATCGGCAGCAATTAAAGAGTCAGATTGAAAAGCTGAGGGAGCAGGAAGTCGTACCTGGCCTGGCGGTCATCCTGGTAGGTGATAACCAAGCCTCTCATTCTTATGTGAAAATGAAGAGGAAGGCATGTAGTAATCTTGGGATCCATTCAGAGCTTTATGTATATGAATCCACTCTGACACAAGAAGAGCTGCTTGGGAAAATCAGAGAATTGAATGAACAGGATCACATCCATGGAATTCTCGTTCAACTTCCACTGCCGGAACATATCAACCCGATTACCGTGATTGAGACGATTTCTCCATCGAAGGATGTGGACGGCTTTCATCCGGTTTCCATCGGGAAAATGGTGACGAATCAAGATACTTTCTATTCCTGCACGCCGCTTGGGATCATGAAAATGCTTGAATATGAAAACATCTCGGTGGAAGGTAAACACGTCGTCATATTAGGACGGAGTAACATTGTCGGAAAGCCGGCAGGTCACTTATTCCTGAATCGGAATGCCACCGTGACGTTCTGTCATTCCAAAACGGACAATATGTCTTCCTTCACACAGCAGGCGGATATTATCGTTTCCGCCGTAGGGAAAGCGAATCTGATCGGGGCGGAAGACATCAAACCCGGGGCTGTCGTCATCGATGTAGGCATGAACCGCAACGAAGATGGCAAGTTGTGCGGAGACGTGAACTTTGCCGAAGTAAAGGAAAAAGCAGGGAAAATCACCCCTGTTCCCGGTGGAGTCGGCCCTATGACGATCACCATGCTGCTTTATAACACCGTGAAATCTGCAGAATGGGCTCACAGGAATCGCCAAAACGGTTAA
- the xseA gene encoding exodeoxyribonuclease VII large subunit: MELEQSRYLTVQALTKYIKRKFDRDPHLSNLFVRGEISNFKRHSSGHMYFTLKDEKARILSVMFSSHNQSMKFRPENGMNVLIRGDISVYESGGQYQIYVKEMQPDGIGELYLAYEQLKEKLEKAGFFEPKRKRMIPKFPKRIAVVTSPTGAAIRDIITTIKRRYPIGEILVYPALVQGDQAPGSVAGAMKKVNEHGDIDVMIIGRGGGSIEELWAFNEEVVAKAIVESKVPVISAVGHETDFTIADFVADLRAPTPTAAGELAVPHIDDLMERIMNRKLRLIKSFKTKLQSERNRLNGLTKSYALRNPRNLYQQKIEAVDRLTDQLQRNISMHVKQDRERLSVLHSRLGRVHPSQIIKVQRERVLSMHSMLEKQFKQVLKEKNHRFTSALSTLHALSPLKIMDRGYSLVYRDEGELIKSSRQVKEGDRIEINVKDGKIHCEVESVEERE; the protein is encoded by the coding sequence ATGGAACTTGAACAATCACGTTATTTAACGGTACAAGCTCTGACAAAATACATAAAACGTAAATTCGACAGGGACCCACATCTGTCCAACCTGTTTGTACGTGGCGAAATTTCCAACTTCAAAAGGCACTCAAGCGGACATATGTACTTTACCCTGAAAGATGAAAAGGCCAGGATATTGTCTGTGATGTTTTCAAGTCACAATCAGTCAATGAAATTCAGGCCAGAAAATGGGATGAATGTATTGATCCGCGGAGATATATCCGTGTATGAGTCAGGCGGGCAATATCAGATCTATGTGAAAGAAATGCAGCCCGATGGAATCGGCGAGCTTTATTTAGCGTATGAACAGCTGAAGGAGAAGCTCGAGAAAGCTGGATTCTTTGAGCCTAAGCGCAAACGGATGATCCCTAAGTTTCCGAAGCGGATTGCCGTTGTCACCTCCCCGACGGGTGCTGCGATCCGTGATATCATCACGACGATCAAGCGGAGGTATCCGATCGGGGAGATACTCGTCTATCCTGCTCTGGTCCAGGGCGATCAAGCGCCAGGCTCGGTTGCCGGCGCCATGAAGAAGGTGAATGAGCACGGTGATATCGACGTGATGATCATAGGCCGGGGTGGCGGTTCGATTGAAGAGTTGTGGGCTTTCAACGAGGAAGTAGTGGCCAAAGCGATTGTCGAGTCGAAGGTTCCCGTCATTTCTGCCGTGGGGCATGAGACGGATTTTACCATCGCCGATTTTGTGGCTGATCTCAGGGCACCTACGCCGACGGCTGCCGGGGAATTAGCTGTTCCTCATATTGATGATCTAATGGAAAGGATCATGAACCGGAAATTAAGGCTGATTAAATCGTTTAAAACAAAGCTGCAAAGCGAAAGAAACCGATTAAATGGATTAACCAAATCGTATGCTCTGAGAAATCCCAGAAATCTTTATCAGCAGAAGATCGAGGCCGTCGACCGGCTGACAGACCAGCTGCAAAGAAATATAAGTATGCATGTGAAACAAGACCGGGAGCGATTATCCGTGCTTCATTCGAGGCTCGGGCGTGTTCATCCATCCCAGATCATCAAGGTGCAGCGTGAACGGGTATTATCTATGCATTCGATGCTTGAGAAGCAATTTAAACAAGTGTTGAAAGAAAAGAATCATCGTTTCACTTCAGCACTGTCCACCTTACATGCCCTCAGTCCATTGAAGATCATGGACAGGGGATATAGCCTCGTTTACCGTGATGAAGGAGAATTGATCAAATCATCTCGACAGGTAAAGGAAGGCGACCGCATCGAGATTAATGTCAAAGAT